One stretch of Nitrosococcus watsonii C-113 DNA includes these proteins:
- the atpD gene encoding F0F1 ATP synthase subunit beta, with protein MSTGKTVQIIGAVVDVEFPRESIPKVYDALRIDDVGLTLEVQQQLGDGVVRTIAMGGSDGLRRGMAVTNTGAPISVPVGTKTLGRIMDVLGEPVDEAGPIGEEERWSIHRKAPAYEELSPATELLETGIKVIDLICPFAKGGKVGLFGGAGVGKTVNMMELIRNIATEHSGYSVFAGVGERTREGNDFYHEMKDSQVLDKVSLVYGQMNEPPGNRLRVALTGLTMAEFFREEGRDVLLFVDNIYRYTLAGTEVSALLGRMPSAVGYQPTLAEEMGVLQERITSTKTGSITSIQAVYVPADDLTDPSPATTFAHLDATVVLSRQIAELGIYPAVDPLDSTSRQLDPLIVGQEHYQVARAVQGNLQRYKELKDIIAILGMDELSEEDKLTVSRARKIQRFLSQPFFVAEVFTGSPGKYVPLKETIQSFKGIVEGEYDHLPEQAFYMVGTIDEAVEKAKKL; from the coding sequence ATGAGCACCGGAAAGACTGTGCAAATTATTGGCGCAGTAGTTGATGTGGAATTTCCACGTGAATCCATTCCGAAGGTGTACGATGCCTTGAGAATTGATGACGTTGGTTTGACCCTGGAAGTACAGCAGCAGCTTGGGGATGGAGTCGTGCGCACGATTGCAATGGGAGGTTCCGATGGTTTACGCCGGGGGATGGCGGTAACCAATACCGGAGCTCCCATTTCAGTGCCAGTAGGTACTAAAACGTTAGGGCGAATCATGGACGTGCTAGGCGAGCCCGTGGACGAGGCGGGACCGATTGGTGAAGAAGAGCGCTGGTCTATTCATCGTAAAGCACCCGCCTATGAGGAATTATCCCCCGCTACGGAGTTGCTGGAAACTGGTATTAAGGTCATTGACCTCATATGCCCCTTTGCTAAGGGGGGTAAGGTTGGCCTATTTGGGGGCGCTGGTGTGGGTAAGACCGTTAATATGATGGAGCTTATCCGTAACATTGCAACCGAACATTCTGGCTACTCAGTGTTTGCGGGTGTTGGGGAACGGACTCGCGAAGGCAACGACTTTTATCATGAGATGAAAGATTCTCAGGTTTTGGATAAAGTTTCTCTGGTTTATGGGCAGATGAATGAACCTCCTGGAAACCGCCTTCGAGTAGCTTTAACGGGATTGACTATGGCTGAATTCTTTCGTGAAGAAGGCCGTGATGTATTGCTATTTGTGGATAATATCTACCGCTATACGCTGGCAGGCACAGAAGTTTCGGCGTTACTTGGCCGGATGCCCTCCGCAGTAGGCTATCAGCCTACTTTAGCAGAGGAAATGGGTGTTTTACAAGAGCGTATTACTTCCACTAAGACGGGCTCTATTACCTCAATTCAAGCAGTCTATGTTCCTGCGGATGACCTTACTGATCCTTCTCCAGCTACGACTTTTGCCCATTTGGACGCCACGGTAGTGCTATCCCGCCAGATCGCAGAGCTTGGAATTTACCCTGCTGTGGATCCTCTTGATTCGACCAGTCGGCAGCTTGATCCTCTCATTGTGGGGCAGGAGCATTATCAAGTAGCACGAGCAGTGCAAGGTAATTTGCAACGGTACAAGGAGCTGAAGGATATCATTGCTATTCTTGGTATGGATGAGTTGTCTGAGGAAGATAAACTTACCGTGTCACGGGCGCGGAAGATTCAGCGTTTCCTCTCTCAGCCTTTTTTTGTGGCTGAAGTCTTTACAGGTAGTCCTGGCAAATATGTGCCTCTTAAAGAAACCATTCAAAGCTTCAAAGGTATTGTTGAAGGTGAATATGATCATTTGCCAGAACAGGCCTTTTACATGGTTGGCACTATTGATGAAGCAGTAGAAAAGGCTAAGAAGCTTTAA
- the glmU gene encoding bifunctional UDP-N-acetylglucosamine diphosphorylase/glucosamine-1-phosphate N-acetyltransferase GlmU has protein sequence MAVSVIILAAGQGKRMHSSLPKVLHQLAGRPLLSHVIATARQLNPEQIIVVYGHGGETVPKAFSAADITWIRQELQLGTGHAALQTLPYVKPGAMLLILSGDVPLVKTETLKRLLVMMDQGKVGLLTVDLPNPNGYGRIIRDRVGKVSKIIEEADASPEQRQIREVNTGITAIEARYLKQIVPNLSNNNAQGEYYLTDIIEYAATSGEKVAAVSAADPIEVMGINDRQQLAYLERVYQKREAARLMGEGVTLGDPNRFDLRGELVAGEDVFIDINVIIEGKVILGDGVKIGPHCYLRNAVLGKGVEVLANCVIEEATIDARARVGPFTRIRPETRLGEGVHIGNFVEIKKSTIRDNSKVNHLSYIGDTTIGKEVNIGAGTITCNYDGASKHRTIIEDGAFVGSDTQLVAPVKVGAGATIGAGTTITRDAPPGELTLSRAPQRSSPGWKRPSKK, from the coding sequence GTGGCTGTTAGTGTCATTATCCTAGCTGCGGGGCAAGGAAAGCGTATGCATTCAAGTTTACCTAAGGTACTTCACCAACTTGCAGGCCGGCCGTTGCTGAGCCATGTGATTGCAACGGCGCGTCAGCTAAATCCAGAGCAAATAATTGTGGTTTATGGCCATGGTGGGGAAACAGTACCTAAAGCTTTTAGCGCCGCTGATATTACCTGGATACGGCAAGAACTACAGTTAGGCACGGGTCATGCGGCACTCCAGACTTTGCCTTATGTAAAGCCGGGTGCAATGCTCTTGATTCTTTCTGGTGATGTTCCCCTGGTTAAAACTGAGACTCTAAAAAGACTGCTGGTTATGATGGATCAGGGAAAAGTAGGTCTGCTTACTGTTGATCTGCCTAATCCTAATGGTTATGGCCGAATTATTCGAGATAGGGTTGGTAAAGTATCTAAAATTATTGAAGAAGCTGACGCTAGCCCAGAGCAGCGCCAAATCAGAGAAGTTAATACAGGCATTACGGCTATTGAGGCTCGTTATTTGAAGCAGATTGTCCCTAATCTGAGCAATAATAATGCCCAGGGGGAATATTACCTTACCGATATCATTGAGTATGCAGCTACCAGCGGAGAGAAAGTAGCAGCAGTTTCAGCGGCAGATCCTATAGAAGTGATGGGTATCAATGATCGCCAGCAACTTGCCTATTTAGAGCGTGTTTATCAGAAACGAGAGGCAGCACGTTTAATGGGAGAAGGAGTTACCCTCGGTGATCCAAATCGGTTTGACTTACGAGGCGAATTGGTGGCAGGGGAGGATGTTTTTATTGATATTAATGTAATTATTGAAGGTAAGGTGATCCTAGGCGATGGAGTAAAAATCGGTCCTCATTGCTATCTTCGTAATGCGGTACTTGGGAAAGGCGTTGAAGTGTTGGCCAATTGCGTTATTGAAGAAGCCACGATTGATGCTCGTGCCCGAGTTGGCCCCTTCACACGTATTCGTCCCGAAACAAGGTTGGGTGAAGGAGTACATATTGGCAACTTTGTGGAAATCAAAAAATCGACCATCCGTGATAACTCCAAGGTTAACCACTTGAGCTATATTGGTGATACTACCATCGGCAAGGAAGTTAATATTGGCGCAGGTACCATTACCTGCAATTACGATGGGGCAAGTAAACATCGGACGATCATTGAAGATGGCGCTTTTGTTGGCTCAGATACTCAATTGGTAGCTCCTGTGAAGGTGGGCGCGGGTGCCACTATTGGAGCTGGTACCACCATTACCCGTGACGCGCCGCCGGGGGAACTCACCCTAAGCAGGGCGCCACAGCGATCATCACCTGGGTGGAAGCGTCCTAGCAAAAAGTAA
- a CDS encoding F0F1 ATP synthase subunit B codes for MNVTVTLIGQMVAFGILIWFVNRFLWGPLTNLMEERKKRVADGLAAAERGKHERELAEKRAKETLHEAKEKAAEIITQAQKRAGEIIEEAKEAAQAEGERLKISANAEIQQEMNRAREDLRSQVVSIAVAGASKILKRELDEKANEALVKELVAQI; via the coding sequence GTGAATGTAACTGTTACACTCATCGGCCAGATGGTAGCCTTTGGGATTCTAATCTGGTTTGTCAACCGCTTCCTTTGGGGGCCTTTGACTAACCTGATGGAGGAACGGAAGAAGCGGGTTGCTGACGGTTTAGCTGCGGCTGAACGCGGCAAACATGAGCGGGAACTAGCAGAAAAACGTGCCAAGGAAACCTTGCATGAAGCCAAAGAAAAGGCTGCCGAAATTATTACCCAGGCTCAAAAACGCGCCGGTGAAATCATTGAAGAAGCTAAGGAAGCAGCTCAAGCTGAGGGGGAGCGATTAAAGATCTCAGCTAACGCTGAAATTCAGCAGGAGATGAATCGCGCCCGTGAGGATTTGCGGAGCCAAGTGGTATCGATTGCCGTCGCTGGCGCTAGCAAGATTCTCAAACGAGAGCTTGATGAAAAGGCAAACGAAGCCTTGGTAAAAGAACTAGTTGCTCAGATTTAG
- a CDS encoding ParA family protein, which translates to MGHIIAITNQKGGVGKTTTSVNLAASLAAHKRSVLLIDMDPQGNATTGSGIDKSSLLATTYGVLLEDLAPGNALIKLGESNYSVLPANGDLTAAEVELLSAAKREHRLRIALQKIRYDYDEILIDCPPALNMLTINALTAADGVIIPIQCEYYALEGLSALLNTIEGIQQRLNPRLHIAGLLRTMFDPRNNLANEVSSQLMSHFGEQVYSTIIPRNVRLAEAPSYGKPVMLYDRSSRGSVAYLVLAKEVLMREIREESLQAEVR; encoded by the coding sequence ATGGGCCATATAATTGCTATTACCAATCAAAAGGGAGGGGTGGGGAAAACGACTACTAGCGTCAATCTAGCAGCCTCCCTTGCTGCCCATAAACGTAGTGTGTTGCTTATTGACATGGATCCCCAAGGGAATGCAACCACGGGAAGTGGTATCGATAAATCCTCTTTATTAGCAACCACCTATGGCGTATTGTTAGAAGATCTTGCACCAGGCAATGCACTGATTAAGCTGGGAGAGTCGAACTATAGCGTATTGCCTGCAAACGGCGATCTAACGGCTGCTGAAGTAGAATTACTTTCAGCGGCAAAGCGAGAACATCGGTTGCGGATAGCTCTACAGAAAATTCGTTATGACTATGATGAAATCCTTATTGACTGTCCTCCTGCCCTCAATATGTTGACAATTAATGCCTTAACCGCAGCTGATGGAGTTATTATTCCCATTCAATGCGAATATTATGCCCTCGAAGGTTTGTCAGCTTTACTTAATACTATTGAAGGTATTCAGCAGCGACTCAATCCTCGGTTGCATATTGCTGGTTTACTTCGGACAATGTTTGACCCCCGTAATAATCTTGCCAATGAGGTTTCTAGCCAGCTAATGAGTCATTTTGGGGAGCAAGTTTATAGCACCATTATTCCGCGCAACGTTCGCTTGGCTGAAGCACCCAGCTATGGTAAACCCGTTATGCTATACGATCGGTCCTCCCGCGGTTCTGTTGCTTATTTGGTGCTGGCAAAGGAAGTACTCATGCGCGAGATAAGAGAAGAATCCTTACAGGCGGAAGTGAGGTGA
- the atpE gene encoding F0F1 ATP synthase subunit C gives MDPELLVSIYASTAISVGIILAAAGLGSALGWGLICSKYLEGIARQPEMRPQLMGQMLFTGGLMEAFPMIVLGMSMWFIFANPFTGAALAAIGG, from the coding sequence ATGGATCCTGAACTGCTTGTATCTATCTATGCCTCTACCGCTATTAGCGTGGGGATTATTCTTGCCGCCGCTGGTCTTGGTTCCGCTCTGGGGTGGGGGCTCATTTGTTCCAAATATCTTGAAGGTATTGCCCGGCAGCCTGAAATGCGCCCGCAGTTGATGGGGCAGATGTTATTTACAGGTGGTTTGATGGAAGCATTTCCCATGATTGTTTTGGGTATGTCCATGTGGTTTATATTTGCTAACCCCTTTACTGGTGCTGCCCTAGCTGCAATTGGCGGCTAA
- the atpG gene encoding F0F1 ATP synthase subunit gamma → MASGKEIRSKIASVKNTQKITRAMEMVAASKMRKAQDRMRASRPYADKIRNVIRHLAQAHQEYQHPYLTSREAKKVGFIIVSSDRGLCGGLNTNLFRTLLRTMREWEEKGVPVELCIIGQKANAFFRRFGGSIAAQATHLGDSPHVEDLIGTVKVMLDNYQEGNIDRLYLAFNEFVNTMTQRPEIEQLLPIDASVGKTDEKLEHRWDYLYEPEAKEVLDQVLIRYIESLVYQGVVENIACEQAARMVAMKAASDNAGGFIDDLQLAYNKARQAAITQELSEIVGGAAAL, encoded by the coding sequence ATGGCGAGTGGTAAAGAAATACGCAGCAAGATCGCCAGTGTTAAAAATACGCAAAAAATTACCCGCGCTATGGAAATGGTGGCGGCTAGTAAGATGCGTAAGGCCCAGGATCGGATGCGAGCTTCCCGTCCCTATGCGGATAAAATTCGTAATGTAATTCGCCATTTGGCCCAGGCCCATCAGGAATATCAGCATCCCTATTTGACTAGCCGTGAGGCCAAGAAGGTAGGTTTCATTATTGTCTCTAGTGATAGGGGATTGTGCGGCGGTCTGAATACCAATCTATTTAGAACCCTTTTACGGACCATGCGGGAATGGGAAGAAAAAGGTGTGCCTGTTGAACTTTGCATTATTGGTCAGAAGGCTAATGCTTTTTTTCGGAGGTTTGGCGGTAGCATCGCGGCCCAAGCGACCCATCTGGGTGATAGTCCTCATGTGGAGGATCTGATTGGGACGGTTAAGGTAATGCTCGATAATTACCAAGAAGGAAATATTGATCGCCTCTACTTGGCATTCAATGAATTCGTTAATACGATGACTCAGCGTCCAGAAATCGAGCAGTTATTGCCTATTGATGCGAGTGTGGGAAAAACGGATGAAAAATTGGAGCATCGTTGGGATTATCTTTATGAGCCAGAAGCGAAAGAAGTCCTAGACCAAGTGTTGATTCGCTACATCGAGTCCTTGGTCTATCAAGGTGTGGTAGAGAATATTGCTTGCGAACAAGCTGCCCGAATGGTTGCCATGAAAGCTGCTTCAGATAACGCAGGAGGTTTTATTGATGATCTCCAGCTGGCTTATAACAAGGCTCGGCAAGCGGCGATTACTCAGGAACTTTCGGAGATTGTGGGCGGCGCTGCTGCTCTCTAG
- a CDS encoding ATP synthase subunit I has protein sequence MSYAARVLRATLRRLLAVQLILVLPVVFTYAIVKGGDNALAAGYGGGIALINTAVMAWRVSQTGDKQALVELYIGAGIRFGLTLLLMAIGMGMLKLDPLALLLGFAIAQLGYLFNRVPTQAPD, from the coding sequence ATGAGCTACGCAGCAAGAGTGCTGCGCGCAACCCTGCGCAGACTATTAGCTGTTCAACTAATTTTAGTGCTTCCTGTCGTATTTACTTATGCCATCGTTAAGGGAGGCGATAATGCGCTGGCAGCAGGATATGGCGGCGGTATTGCTTTAATTAATACCGCTGTTATGGCGTGGAGGGTAAGCCAGACTGGTGATAAGCAGGCTTTGGTCGAACTTTACATAGGAGCAGGTATTCGCTTTGGATTGACCCTGCTTTTGATGGCGATTGGTATGGGAATGTTAAAGCTAGATCCGTTGGCACTATTGCTTGGTTTTGCCATAGCCCAATTAGGGTATCTATTTAACCGCGTACCCACTCAAGCACCTGATTAG
- the atpA gene encoding F0F1 ATP synthase subunit alpha: MQLQLNAAEISELIRKRIEGFEADTEARTEGTVVSLTDGIVRIHGLTDVMFGEMIEFPGNTYGLAMNLERDSVGAVILGPYQHISEGNRVKCTGRILEVPVGEALLGRVVDSLGIPIDGGGPVEAQATSPIEKVAPGVITRQSVSQPVQTGLKSIDSMVPVGRGQRELIIGDRQTGKTAVAVDAIINQKGTGIKCIYVAIGQKASSVAGVVRKLEEHGALEHTIVVAASASESAALQFIAPYAGCAMGEYFRDRGEDALIIYDDLTKQAWAYRQVSLLLRRPPGREAFPGDVFYLHSRLLERSARVNAEHVEKLTEGKVKGKTGSLTALPIIETQAGDVSAFIPTNVISITDGQIFLETDLFNAGIRPAINAGLSVSRVGGAAQTKIIKKLGGGVRLDLAQYRELAAFAQFASDLDEATRKQLERGQRVTELMKQLQYSPMSVGQMAVSLFAANEGFLDDVEVDKIQDFESALQGYMKSSHGGLLDKITKTGDYSDEIAAELRAAIENFKTTSTW; this comes from the coding sequence ATGCAACTGCAACTCAACGCTGCAGAAATTAGTGAACTTATTAGAAAACGAATTGAAGGATTCGAAGCTGATACGGAGGCCCGTACAGAAGGTACGGTAGTTAGCTTGACTGATGGTATTGTCCGTATTCATGGGCTGACCGATGTAATGTTTGGAGAAATGATTGAATTTCCCGGGAACACTTACGGTCTAGCGATGAATCTGGAGCGAGACTCAGTGGGTGCGGTAATACTTGGACCTTATCAACATATTTCCGAAGGAAATCGGGTCAAATGTACTGGCCGTATTTTGGAGGTTCCGGTTGGAGAAGCCTTATTAGGCCGCGTCGTGGACTCTCTGGGCATTCCTATTGATGGGGGTGGGCCTGTTGAAGCGCAAGCGACCTCTCCAATTGAAAAAGTAGCACCTGGCGTTATTACTCGTCAGTCGGTTTCGCAGCCGGTGCAAACAGGTTTGAAATCCATTGACTCCATGGTGCCGGTTGGCCGGGGTCAGCGGGAGTTAATTATAGGAGACCGCCAAACTGGCAAAACGGCGGTAGCCGTTGATGCTATCATCAATCAGAAAGGCACGGGAATTAAGTGTATTTATGTGGCGATAGGCCAAAAAGCCTCTTCTGTCGCAGGCGTAGTACGTAAACTAGAAGAACACGGGGCCCTCGAGCATACGATTGTCGTGGCTGCCAGTGCATCTGAGTCAGCTGCACTGCAATTTATTGCACCTTATGCCGGTTGTGCAATGGGAGAATATTTCCGTGATCGAGGTGAGGATGCGCTGATCATTTACGATGATCTTACTAAGCAAGCGTGGGCTTACCGCCAGGTTTCTCTGCTACTTCGGCGCCCGCCGGGACGAGAGGCGTTCCCGGGTGACGTATTCTACCTTCATTCTCGGCTGCTAGAGCGATCAGCTCGGGTTAATGCAGAACATGTGGAAAAATTGACCGAGGGGAAGGTAAAAGGTAAGACGGGTTCATTGACGGCCTTGCCTATTATTGAGACCCAAGCCGGAGATGTCTCTGCTTTTATTCCTACTAACGTCATATCTATTACCGACGGCCAGATTTTTTTGGAGACAGATTTATTTAACGCAGGTATTCGTCCAGCGATTAATGCGGGGCTTTCAGTTTCGCGGGTAGGAGGAGCGGCTCAGACTAAGATCATCAAGAAATTAGGAGGGGGCGTTCGCTTAGATCTCGCGCAGTATCGTGAACTTGCGGCCTTCGCTCAGTTTGCTTCTGATCTTGACGAGGCAACGAGAAAGCAACTTGAACGCGGCCAACGGGTGACGGAGCTTATGAAGCAGCTCCAATACTCGCCAATGAGCGTGGGCCAAATGGCGGTATCCTTATTTGCTGCTAATGAAGGCTTTTTGGATGATGTAGAAGTGGATAAAATTCAAGATTTTGAATCCGCTTTACAAGGCTATATGAAGTCTAGCCATGGAGGACTCTTGGACAAGATTACCAAAACTGGTGATTATAGCGATGAGATTGCGGCAGAACTTAGGGCCGCTATTGAGAACTTCAAAACCACTAGTACGTGGTAA
- the atpB gene encoding F0F1 ATP synthase subunit A, protein MSAESNPVEYINHHLTNLCIGQCESMGFWSLKLDTLFISLGLAALLVYASYRVGRHLHLSEPGGMQNVLEAVVEFVDQQVKDIFPGRNPLVGPLAITVFLWVFLMNAMDLIPVDLLPKLAEVMGIHGFKAVPTTEIDTTFALALTVFALIIYYNVKIKGPLGYIKQFLFHPFGKYLVPINIIMTTIEEVAKPVSLGLRLFGNMFAGELVFLLIALLSLAGFGAAWLPQVILGTLWAIFHILVITIQAFIFMLLTIVYLAMAHTEEEH, encoded by the coding sequence TTGAGCGCCGAAAGTAATCCCGTAGAATATATTAACCACCATCTCACAAATTTGTGCATTGGCCAGTGCGAGAGCATGGGATTCTGGAGCTTGAAGCTCGATACTCTTTTTATCAGCCTTGGGTTGGCGGCATTGCTAGTCTATGCCAGTTATCGTGTAGGTCGCCATCTCCATTTATCGGAACCTGGCGGGATGCAGAATGTGCTAGAGGCCGTCGTTGAGTTTGTGGATCAGCAAGTCAAGGATATTTTCCCTGGGCGTAATCCCCTCGTTGGACCTCTTGCTATTACAGTTTTTCTATGGGTGTTTCTAATGAATGCCATGGATCTGATTCCCGTAGACCTGTTGCCTAAGCTTGCTGAAGTGATGGGCATCCATGGTTTCAAAGCCGTGCCCACTACCGAGATTGATACCACCTTTGCCTTAGCGTTAACCGTGTTTGCCCTTATTATTTACTACAACGTTAAAATAAAGGGCCCACTCGGTTACATCAAACAATTTCTTTTTCACCCATTTGGTAAGTATTTGGTCCCTATTAATATCATTATGACTACCATTGAGGAGGTTGCTAAGCCTGTTTCCCTAGGTCTGCGGCTATTTGGCAATATGTTTGCTGGTGAGCTTGTTTTTCTACTTATTGCCTTACTATCGCTAGCAGGTTTTGGGGCAGCCTGGCTACCTCAAGTCATACTAGGTACCCTGTGGGCCATCTTTCACATTCTAGTGATTACCATTCAGGCGTTTATTTTTATGCTGCTCACGATTGTTTACCTTGCTATGGCTCATACTGAGGAAGAACATTAG
- a CDS encoding F0F1 ATP synthase subunit epsilon — MAMTMHVDIVSAEREIFSGTVNMLFAPAEMGEVGIMPRHAPLITRLKPGEVRLQRPEGQEDFFYVSGGLLEVQPHVVTVLADTAQRAADIDEAAALAAKQRAEEALQDQEGKMDYARAQAELAEAIAQLRAIQRIRKKLG, encoded by the coding sequence ATGGCCATGACCATGCATGTGGACATCGTAAGCGCTGAGCGAGAGATCTTCTCTGGAACGGTTAATATGCTATTTGCGCCGGCAGAGATGGGGGAGGTAGGCATCATGCCTCGCCATGCGCCTTTGATTACCCGTCTTAAGCCAGGAGAAGTTCGGCTTCAGCGCCCGGAAGGTCAGGAGGATTTTTTTTATGTCTCCGGCGGCCTGCTTGAGGTTCAACCCCATGTTGTTACCGTGCTGGCTGATACCGCGCAGCGAGCTGCCGATATTGATGAAGCTGCTGCCCTAGCAGCTAAACAACGGGCGGAAGAGGCGCTTCAAGATCAAGAGGGTAAAATGGACTATGCTCGGGCCCAAGCTGAGCTTGCCGAGGCAATTGCTCAACTTAGGGCTATTCAGAGGATACGCAAAAAGCTAGGTTAA
- a CDS encoding F0F1 ATP synthase subunit delta, whose translation MAEKITIARPYTNAVFELAQTEKNYDQWSRVLNVFADLVRDSEMQILIDDPRYTSEQLVGLFVEIGGDTVTESAKNFIKILAENDRLSILPEVAALFEQLRAEIEGTLEVEIISAKPLTEEQLNEIASALKRRLGREVTFSRKIDESLLGGIIIRAGDLVIDGSAIGKLNQLAASLLH comes from the coding sequence ATGGCTGAGAAGATAACGATTGCTCGACCGTATACCAATGCGGTATTTGAGTTGGCCCAGACAGAAAAGAACTATGATCAGTGGTCACGGGTACTAAATGTATTTGCGGACTTGGTTAGGGATTCGGAAATGCAAATTTTAATTGACGATCCGCGCTACACTTCCGAGCAGCTCGTCGGGTTATTTGTTGAAATCGGAGGTGATACGGTAACCGAATCGGCTAAAAACTTTATTAAAATATTGGCTGAAAATGATCGCTTGTCCATTCTTCCGGAAGTTGCTGCCTTATTTGAGCAGTTACGAGCCGAAATCGAAGGAACATTAGAAGTTGAAATTATTTCGGCTAAGCCACTGACTGAGGAGCAATTAAATGAAATTGCAAGTGCTCTTAAACGTCGATTAGGACGTGAGGTAACCTTTTCCCGTAAAATCGACGAATCCCTGTTGGGTGGCATCATTATCCGCGCTGGCGATTTAGTTATTGATGGGTCTGCTATCGGGAAACTTAATCAGTTGGCCGCTTCATTACTTCATTAG
- the rsmG gene encoding 16S rRNA (guanine(527)-N(7))-methyltransferase RsmG, whose translation MDPRRENILEKGLLLLGVELDQSQVKLLLAYLQLLEKWNQHYNLTAIKNPEEMISKHVLDSLSIEPYLEGRRILDVGSGAGLPGIPLAVAHPGCEFVLLDSNAKKTRFLFQASVELGLSNISVVCERVEVYRPSHLFDTIVTRAFTKLVDFVNQAEHLCKSGGCLLAMKGKFPQDELKALPVDFGIVKAHSLSVPEINAQRHLVKLRPRRAGDH comes from the coding sequence CTGGACCCAAGGAGAGAAAATATTCTTGAGAAAGGATTGTTGCTCTTAGGAGTTGAGCTTGATCAAAGCCAAGTAAAGCTCTTGCTAGCTTATCTACAGTTATTGGAGAAATGGAATCAACACTATAATCTCACAGCGATTAAAAATCCTGAAGAGATGATCTCGAAACATGTGCTTGACAGCCTTAGTATTGAACCTTACCTGGAAGGGAGGCGAATCCTAGATGTGGGTAGCGGCGCTGGTTTACCCGGTATTCCTCTAGCGGTGGCCCATCCTGGTTGCGAGTTTGTACTACTGGATAGTAACGCTAAAAAAACGCGATTCCTATTTCAGGCATCCGTTGAATTAGGATTATCTAATATTTCAGTGGTCTGTGAGAGAGTTGAAGTTTATCGTCCTTCCCATTTGTTTGATACTATTGTTACCCGTGCTTTTACTAAATTAGTTGATTTTGTAAATCAGGCGGAACATCTGTGTAAATCAGGAGGGTGTTTGCTTGCGATGAAAGGAAAATTCCCGCAAGATGAGCTTAAGGCTTTGCCTGTAGATTTTGGAATTGTAAAAGCACACTCCTTGTCAGTACCGGAGATTAATGCTCAGCGCCATTTAGTGAAATTAAGACCGCGCAGGGCGGGAGACCATTGA
- a CDS encoding ParB/RepB/Spo0J family partition protein — protein sequence MAVKKRGLGRGLDALLGLGATELPLDISEAKAKEELRRLPLDQIRRGKYQPRMEICPTALEELADSIRAQGIVQPIVVRPGGHGTFELIAGERRWRAAQMVGLDEIPAVVRDVPDQAAVAMALIENIQREDLNPIEEANALQRLIDEFGITHQEASQAVGRSRAAVSNLLRLLALEDEVKRLVENGDLEMGHARALLALSGESQRKTARMVAQQGLSVRETERLVRRLQQPERPKRSKEKSLDPDIHRLQEELAERLGAVVRFQHTASGSGKLLIHYHSIDELDGILAHIK from the coding sequence ATGGCAGTAAAAAAACGGGGATTAGGACGCGGTTTAGATGCTTTACTAGGTTTGGGTGCTACTGAACTGCCCTTGGATATCAGTGAGGCCAAAGCTAAAGAAGAATTACGACGCCTTCCCCTAGATCAAATCCGGCGCGGAAAATATCAACCGCGCATGGAAATATGTCCGACAGCGCTAGAAGAACTAGCGGATTCTATCCGCGCCCAAGGTATCGTTCAGCCTATTGTTGTCCGCCCTGGAGGCCACGGTACCTTTGAGCTCATTGCGGGTGAACGCCGGTGGCGGGCAGCACAGATGGTGGGCCTTGATGAAATACCGGCAGTAGTTCGCGATGTGCCCGATCAAGCGGCTGTTGCAATGGCGTTGATTGAAAACATTCAACGAGAAGATCTCAATCCTATCGAAGAAGCCAATGCCTTGCAGCGGTTAATCGATGAGTTTGGAATAACTCACCAGGAGGCTTCCCAAGCGGTAGGTCGCTCCCGCGCCGCGGTATCTAATTTGTTACGCCTTTTAGCGCTGGAGGATGAAGTTAAACGCTTAGTAGAAAATGGTGATCTGGAGATGGGGCATGCACGAGCATTGTTGGCGCTGAGCGGGGAATCTCAGCGGAAAACAGCGCGTATGGTTGCCCAGCAAGGATTGTCGGTGCGGGAAACGGAACGTCTCGTGCGCCGTCTCCAGCAACCCGAGCGCCCCAAGCGTTCCAAAGAGAAGTCACTCGATCCTGATATTCACCGTTTACAAGAGGAATTAGCCGAGCGATTAGGCGCGGTGGTTCGCTTTCAACATACTGCTAGTGGCAGTGGTAAACTTTTGATCCATTACCATAGTATTGATGAATTAGACGGCATACTCGCCCATATAAAGTAA